In the genome of Lathyrus oleraceus cultivar Zhongwan6 chromosome 4, CAAS_Psat_ZW6_1.0, whole genome shotgun sequence, the window ACCTTGCAGCACTGTGATCATCTTCATGCGAGAATGTGATTAAGTAGTAATCATTATTTAGATCAATGATGTTGATCACTCGTTTTCTTACCCACATTTGCTTTAGCCTTGTCTCCAACGCCTTATACCCTATCCGTCTTCCAAGCAATTTCACTATCACCCATCTACGTCATGGTCTATAAAATTCTCTTTTCTTCATGGTTGGAGATGATAATATCGATCCATATCTTCTTCGATTCTTACGGGTGTCAAAGTTTCGTCAATAATCGTCATTGAATCATTTTCTTCTTCTGAGTCACTAGTAGTATCGATATTTTGAAACTTTTTTCCATCCTCGTCTCCTTATAAGATATGTCTATTGACGCATGTTTATGTTCCTCAACAATATTCTCCTTAGTCTCCATATCACTCATAGTTCTCGAAACATCCTGTACCTCTTGGACGATTCCATGATCAACTTTTGGTTGCCCTAATAAAAATCTTATGCATGGACTTGTCCCAGATCATTGTTTACCAATAGCACCTGCGGTGCAGAAACTAATGACAGTGTAAAGTCTTTGATCCGCTTAGTACTACGTGTTTTCAGGTCGTCTTCCTCAACTTGATGTAAAATCTTTGATTCGCTTAGTACTACATGTTTTTAGGTCATCTTCCTCAACTTGACTCAGTTGGTTTGACGATGCAAGCCCTAGCGAGACAACCCCTGGCGGAGCGGAAGTCATACCTAATTTAATAATATGCCATGGAAATTTCATATTACTAGAAAAGGCCCGAAGCATTAAAAGATCATCCGAAATAATCTGGCTGTAAATTGAACCTCCAATACAAGTTACAACTAGATTTTGAATTCACCCGACATATACAGTAATTTCTCGGCTAATTTTTGCACAATGATACATAAGTTCTGTTGGCAACATAGTTCTATAAGAAATAGTTTTACGAAGAGATTTTATTAGATACTCTAGAAAACTAATCTTAGACATTTATTTAAATAATTGTTCTCTTTAAACTgttgaaaaaaataattttaatgtgTAGTTCAATCAATACGCATAACAGTCCAAAGTTTCAATCCTTTTTCAGATAGTTCATGTTTCAGAACTTACTCATTTGTGTATAAGGACTTTCAATGCTTTCATAGAAGAGGGTATCACATTATAAAAAGATATGCACAGTTTCTTTTTAACAAATAAAATACAACTGATAAGATATTAGTTGctgatcatacatgaaaaatagttccttatgattttatttattttcatattAAAATACACAATATCCATACTCCATATAAACATATATTGCATTAATGTGAGGATAGTGCAGTTTCCTGCTCAAACATGACCCCCATCAGTCTGTGGCACAGGCTGATATGTTCGACGCCTAAGCTGAGAATCGGTATTTGGTTGCTGCAGAAATATTCTTGTTGGATCGTTAGGATCAACATACCTGCATAATGTTTTCAACCATAAATCCTTGGTTTCTGGATTATAAACAACACAATACATACCCTAACAGACTAAAAAAACTAAATTTTAACTTTCACTTACGCATGTCTCATCATCTCATCGACAGGAGCCTGAGATACTGGCAAAGGATCGACGCGAGATTCTGTAGGCGCACTAGCAAATTGATTATACTGTCTTACTGAAGCAATCAAATTAAAGAAAAGAGGAATGAAGGTTCCACAGCCTCCCTCTTTGAATATGATCTTAAATGAGTGTGTGGAGTAAAGAGCTCTATGTTGATCAGCTGGGACTACCTATATTGCAATTTTAGAAAGTTAAAAGTTGTAGGACCAAAGATTTTGATATAACAATGAACAATTACAGAATATACAGGGGCAAAATCAGGATAGCAAATAATGGAAAATTAACTTACTGGCTCAACAAGTCCAGAAATATTGTTGCAGTGAAATATTGGTTGGTTAAATTTTTCACTATTGATATACAGCTGCATAAGGATCAAGACAATGAAAATATCAAATATAGAGCATGTATGTCAATT includes:
- the LOC127074861 gene encoding UPF0664 stress-induced protein C29B12.11c isoform X1 → MALNPQLFPNGMPVPFVSEMFVLARDGVEFEVDKIPGAGSHGGRLKAKGIVYLSNVRMVFVAKNPVDGIVAFDMPLLYINSEKFNQPIFHCNNISGLVEPVVPADQHRALYSTHSFKIIFKEGGCGTFIPLFFNLIASVRQYNQFASAPTESRVDPLPVSQAPVDEMMRHAYVDPNDPTRIFLQQPNTDSQLRRRTYQPVPQTDGGHV
- the LOC127074861 gene encoding UPF0664 stress-induced protein C29B12.11c isoform X2, translated to MALNPQLFPNGMPVPFVSEMFVLARDGVEFEVDKIPGAGHGGRLKAKGIVYLSNVRMVFVAKNPVDGIVAFDMPLLYINSEKFNQPIFHCNNISGLVEPVVPADQHRALYSTHSFKIIFKEGGCGTFIPLFFNLIASVRQYNQFASAPTESRVDPLPVSQAPVDEMMRHAYVDPNDPTRIFLQQPNTDSQLRRRTYQPVPQTDGGHV